The Augochlora pura isolate Apur16 chromosome 4, APUR_v2.2.1, whole genome shotgun sequence genome segment CCGTTTTGGTGGATGTATTAGCGTCTTTAATGTATCTAAACTTTATACTTCAGAAACAAAGATATTAGGTGGTATTAAAAGTGATACTGCAATGGCTTTGTTAAAAGACTTTTACAAAGGTATAAACCCAAATGCTCCTAAAAGCAAAAGTAAAAAAGGCTGCGAATTAAAAAAGTGTGATAATCGTTAGAAGTATAATTTTGATTGATTCTGTGTTCCGTTTTTGTATGACTTTAATGAATAAACGAGTAGatcgtaattttcatttttacagtatAAACGATACAATAcataaacattgttaaataaacaatacataaatattgttaatattttatatttatttgtaaatatataaatatgtttttataataaactactgtaaaattattttagcttaGAAGTACTTATGAACACCATGAGTGGTCTATTTCACATTTTCCTTGGTACCATCTGATTAATAACTGATTCCTTAGTGTATAATCCTTTAGCACCATATTTTTtgtctgaaaataataattattatttgtaatagaaaGATTACAATGGTTCTTCTGAAAGACATCTTACTATTGGTGGTGGAAAAATCCTCTGAAAgtccattttattttgatgTTCATTATAACTTTGGGATAAAATGAGTTTAGTTTCAGTTGTAAAGCATGGTTTACAAAGCTGACATTCTACACGGAAACAATCATTACATTCCATGCAGAGTTCTGGGAGAACtactaaatttttatcagCTATTATCATCTCATCCTCTTCTTGACTTCTAAAATAAAGGATAAGCTAATGAatcacttttaatttaatttagtatcaTATTTGTTCTAATCACTACCTTGTTTTCAAGGAATCTTTTTTAAGTCTTTGTCCAATACCGACTAGAgcaaacaaattatatagaacTTGTTCATAAAGCAATTGATTTGGCTGATAATGCGCAGAAGATAGATTTGGAGACATATTAGCTTCCATGATATACACATTCAAATTCTCATCAAGGGCAAAATCAAACCGAActaattcaaagaaatttcttcCATTTCCATAACGTTTTGCAGCTTCTTTGATATATCCTTCTTTTGCCAAAGTTATTTCTCTTATTGCTTCATACACAGCATTCCACACTTTCTGAGGATCACTTCCCTGTGATTTTACGTAGGCATCAAACGAGTCTTTCATTGAAAACCCCAATGTAGTGTAGTAATGTTTTAAGGAAGGTACATTCCATATTGGTAAATAATCATCTCCAACTACATACTTATCTAAAACTTCTGAATTAAATGGATGATATTTTATGGGACAAAATCTAAATAGGACATCACCTTTATATATGTACACTCTAAGAGGATCAATTGAAGTGATTACAGTATACACCCCAATATCAAACTTATATCCATCAACAAGAAATGGTCGCTGTATAAACTCCTGCACAAATGAACCGGTCACTGTAAGATTTATGtcacttatattttttactctAATACCACGATGATCATTGGATTTTTCCACAAATATCTTTTTAGGATATTCATCAGTATATTTCAAGAACTCATCATGTTGTTCTGGCAATTTGAATGCCGGAAGTATGTATTGTCCTTTAGTAGTTGACAAATCTACTTTGTTTGTAATATATCCACAACCGGGAAAATGATTAACTCGTTGATGATCTTGTAATTTACTTAAGTTAGAAGATAGAACTCTGAATGGATAGTCATGAGCCCATAATAAGTCCCAACTTGAATCAttgtttgtttctttaaaaccCAACCGGTCAAGAACAATGAATACATGCTTTAAGTATCCAGTATCATTACTTCTTGCATATATCCTGTATAATGGTCTTGTTTCTTCTactttgattatttttgtatgtactCTTATTAAACTTTCTTGATAATATAGATAGGCAAAAAAAAaggcaatataaaattattggacCTACTACAGAGTATAGACAAATTTTTAGAAGTGTCTTCATCTTTAAACTCATAATCTGAGCACAGTCTGTATAATTGGTATCCTGTAATGCCAAAAGAacaacttaaataaatatatacttcaaataaaaggatattttacaatgaaatagattattatgaatattacaaACCCCTGcctcattttctttttcctgcTTTTTCTGGTCGGACATGATTGAATATATGATCCTAGTATCATTTGTCGATGCACTTGCGACTGAGTATAAAGTATGTCTGTTTATAACGCTAAGTCGTAGCCAACGAAAGTACCGTTGCAATTATCCCCGCTATGTCGGTCGTTTCTGAAGTGGGACATAGATATAGTGAAAACCGGTTTGTATTCATAGATCGTTTACTGtgttctcatttttttttaaatctgtatgtataatactcaaaaatatttattataaaaccaTGTGTTTTATTGACATTTCTTTCTATGTAACAGTACTTCGATGTAGCTTTATTGGATTTATATAGTACACAAAATATTGACTAATAAAGTAAACAAATAAGGTCGTATATTGatgaatgttatttttacatattttaaatagatataacTTTTCACGTATTTTCtcaatcataattttaaattcaattatgtgTTTAGATATCGCATAAGTAAGGAAGTatacattttatgtatttatatgatatctgatgacatttttattatatttagaatgtcatataatttcttaaacgtGCATTGCCttcctattataaataatctaaactgtgctattaattttataaatttacaatatacatacatgtatatgtatgcaGTATTCGTTATTAGTTCACAAAATTATCTAATACTCTAaccaattaattcaaataaaatattgtaatattatataagaaaaattatatgtcaatagaatatattcgaataaaagaatattcaaaCTTTAACGGAAATAACATACAGCGCTCCGTGGTGCAAACATCGCGGTACATAATGGCGCTTCCTGTCTCTCACGTTGTTGAATTGGTACAACGAGGATCTTCTTAACGAAGAAATGggttttttgaatatttggtACTCGCATCCGCGAAAATATGGTCAAGGATCTAGATCCTGGTATGTACTATTTAAATTTGCATTAGtgtataataactttatagTTTATGTTAGCAATTTTCACGGAATATATTTAACCGCCTGTTACTATCgtttacatttatttgttaccACAATATTTCCTTAATTGCTGAAGATCTGTACAAAcgattgtaataataagaatgaTTACTTAGCTAGagtataaaaaagaatatatgtgtttattaatttattttgtaaatgtaaattgtgTTTTAGACATTATAAATCATAACCTTAAAgctgtattttaaatattactacaGATGTTACTAGCgtttcagatattttttagtatctacaattaaaaatgttatttaaataaaataatttattttgcagcCGAGCCTGTGCAAATAGGCATGGATTGATCCGTAAATATGGCTTAAATATTTGTAGACAGTGCTTTAGAGAATATGCAGCAGACATCGGTTTCAAAAAGGTATAATACCATATTATTCTTTCTATACTTAAACCTTTTACATATGAATTAAACACAAGTCAATAAAATCCAAAAAAAATACTATGTAATTTGACTAATCAAAACAGGTATAAAAGTTTGAaaacaatagaatatttaaatatcatttgatAACTTggttatacaatattacaataattaaataataatgttatattttactaagTCAAACAGTAATTCAACAATATGAACAAAATCAATACAATGTACGATTATAAGACTGAAATGGTAAATTAAACAAGTGATATCTACCACACATCAATTATATGCCAGGGATTGAATGTTTCTTTAATGTGTACATATTTAAAACTTCTCCACAGATGtcacaattaatattacaatatcttATGTTTACAGTTGGATTAATGGAGAAATAATATAGCATCCAGAATTTCCTGAAAAACTACATTCTCGTTACACATACAACACAATGGACTCATGGTATCCTAAAAAACTCCAAATTTTCTGTCACATATGTATCAATTACATAATCTGTTAAATGactaatttgtaatatatttaattcgtgAATGTAAAAgaagtacattttatttatatacatgccatttattttataaaatcgacatcgctataatttctgaaaacaCATGTTCCAGTTATAGATTTacacgaatttttcaataatctgATAGGTGGTGAAAACAGTTATGTATTTGTCAGAATTTTCGGCATGTACTTATACTGTATATTCAAATACAGTATTCagtattctttattttacgattccgatcaattatgtacaatttttcagttttgttTACGTATTATCAAATATCAGCATTCTTGAAACTCATTTTATTGCAAAGGCTGCACTATCTGGGTAGCGAAATCATCGACCAATTAGAACAAATTAATTCCTTCAATTCTCGCATACTGGCCAGTCTGAGATTTGGGCGTGATGCGAcgttacaaaaaaaaagatctATGTGTGTACCTGTGTAAAATcatatctttataattattaaaatttagatataattaataaacgtaattttttattcaaaatcaaatgaaatgattgctgtaatataattttaaatactgtaatatttttacataaatatagttGTCAAATTGAATACAAATCTTCTATGAGTGAATGTGTCATGTGTATTACGGTAATGAGATTTACTCCTATATGATCTTAGGGACCTTAGCGAGGGTCcatatagaatttttctttgctctgattggttaACGATTCACTACTGAGACAAGATCCATTGCGGATTGGATAAGCAGTAAAATGGTGAGAATGGCGCGTTAGGTTAGAGCATAAGAAAAGCGTGCAGAAGTAGGTCCCGTTACTGTACGGTCTTTAAGTCTTAACCTTTCCAGGATTTGAATTAAGTTAGGTTATGTTGTGATATACAAAGATTATTATAAGTTAACATGGAAAATCAAAACGGCACATctgtaaaaagtaataatcCTGCTCCCACAGTCGAGCAGATTAATGCTGATAGAATAACACAGGTATTTACtgtttatagatatatttctTTGTCGTATactattgcaaaaatatagtTTCTAATTCTACCTTCATTACAGctcgcaaataaatattgggCACCTCATACAACAGACTCACATTTACCTTTCAATCCTCAAATTGTAGAAGACATTTATGTTCAAGAAATATGTGCTTCTAAGTTCTCAATTCGTAGGATCATGATGCTAGAATTCAGTCAGTATCTGGAGAATTTTTTATGGCCAAATTACAATGCAAACAATGCAACTCGCGCCCACACTATGTCCATTGTTGTTATGGTCAATGAAAAGTTTCGAGAACGTGTTCAAGTTTGGGAGGCATTTGAGAAGAATCCAGAACATTTTCCAGAGTTCTTCCAAAATGTTTTAGAAGCTTGTCTCGAAGAGAGTATAATGGATTTTGATTTGAAAGAGCAAACAGCActgattgtatttttaaatcattgttttaattctaTGGAGATTTCATTAGTTCGTGAAGAAGTGAAAAGATTGGTATCGTTATCTATGTGGATTTCATTACAACAAGGCCGCAGAGAATTGGAATTCAGAAAATATCCAATGTGgagaaaatattggaaaattttgagaaagaaagataatccagaaatgaaagaaaaactaGAATGGGAAAGGAAGTTCTTACATagattaatgataaaattcatgaaaattttGGAAACAATTACTCAAGACGGTAAAATAAGACTTACAGTTAGAAACAATTGATAGTCGTTGTTTATTTTACATCtacaatatgtattaaaagggactttctgtttatttaatgaaaaatattgattttgtttaatatttttttaacaattgaaaGTTGTAACCAACAAATGTGAAACTTTATATAGCTTACAGTACATGTTCATTAAGTTATATAGACTTTTTTCAATTTGGTTTGCTTGTAAATAGTTTTGTTAATAGTAGCTAGTTATGTATAgtacataatttctttattgatGACTGACATATTTATGTTCTgtgtttatttaaagtaaaaagttATGATATAATCTACAATCATGGAAAAGAATTCTGTaagacataataaatatttaaaaattccatatcTAATGAAAAAGACAAAACTGAGGTAGGCTATCATTATACTGAAGTAGATAACTCTTATATTTGACTGTATAATTGAAGTTGCAATTAGTCTGTTTACAGGCCAAATTggttatctttattttttttaattttattgtcagAGCATTTAGTtgattcataattttttacatttaaaataaaatttttggggtagtaaataatttgttattatatatcctattacattaaatatatgtttataatagtatatactatGTCTATTcacttttaaagaaattttagtaAGCAAtgtatgttattttaatacttttatttactttttgcATTGCAGAATTaaccaatattttttttaacaggaCCACTTTTATCAGATAAGGTTCGGTACTGTGAAAGATTTCTTGAACTAGTAATAGATTTGGAAGCACTATTACCAACCAGGCGTTTCTTCAATACTGTAATGGACGATTGTCATTTAGTAGTGAGATGTCAGTTATCTAAATTATTAGATCGTCCTGAAGGAGGATTATTTGGACAGGTAAGCTACATAAACTTTTTTTAACACAAAAAGAATCAGACAAAATGTAAATGACTgagagatatattttataagagtATATTGAGATGATACAGCTTctgtacaaaaatttcatgTCTATACAAGTATAAATACTACGTGAATATCTTAaaactacaaaattatttaaatgataatactactactataaaataataaatgtgatgacagtatttataaaatgttaggCGTGTGTATTTTgtagtataaatttattaagaatatttctaataagTGCACAATTCCACAAGGcaaaagcaatattttttttaaggcACATAccattataaacatttttgttacaaaatatttcaaaagaaagCCGTTGTTTTTACGCTgttaagataaatattatgtacaatgTTTTAATCTTCTCTGTTGTCATTTACATTAGAACAACATTGTCACTTTCAATAGATGATTTGGTCATTAAGTTCATTACGTATGTAATACTGCTAACATGATCTTATGTGTTTTGTTCTATATTCGTATGAATTTCCAAGCAAAACGAGTTTAACTCGACTTACAGAGTATAACTtacaaaaagtaaaatatatctgATATATGTTGTAGATTTAAAAGCATATGGCATtccatatttttgtaatttactcTGTGTACTTTAAAAGATGAACACGCTTGGTTTTAATTAGAGTTGGgcattaacaattaatatgttaaaaacGTATTTAGCGTAAAAAAGTAcgataaaatactttaataataatgattaatacaTAGTTGCATTATGTATAGCCCATCTCTCTAGTCTTAATTCAACTTTTCTCTCACCTTAAGTATCTAAGGtacaaagtaaaattaaacagGTTTCAATACCCTGCATTAATGGCAGTCATCTCTTCTCCCCAGTCAAGACCATCAATATTTTCTGCCGAGTTGCAACAATTGCATGTTTTAcccaataaaaatgtaactcTTTTTTGTCCAAAAACacaaacatataatattaaaattgcttgaaac includes the following:
- the Ttll15 gene encoding LOW QUALITY PROTEIN: tubulin tyrosine ligase-like 15 (The sequence of the model RefSeq protein was modified relative to this genomic sequence to represent the inferred CDS: deleted 1 base in 1 codon), whose protein sequence is MSDQKKQEKENEAGDTNYTDCAQIMSLKMKTLLKICLYSVVGPIILYCLFFAYLYYQESLIRVHTKIIKVEETRPLYRIYARSNDTGYLKHVFIVLDRLGFKETNNDSSWDLLWAHDYPFRVLSSNLSKLQDHQRVNHFPGCGYITNKVDLSTTKGQYILPAFKLPEQHDEFLKYTDEYPKKIFVEKSNDHRGIRVKNISDINLTVTGSFVQEFIQRPFLVDGYKFDIGVYTVITSIDPLRVYIYKGDVLFRFCPIKYHPFNSEVLDKYVVGDDYLPIWNVPSLKHYYTTLGFSMKDSFDAYVKSQGSDPQKVWNAVYEAIREITLAKEGYIKEAAKRYGNGRNFFELVRFDFALDENLNVYIMEANMSPNLSSAHYQPNQLLYEQVLYNLFALVGIGQRLKKDSLKTRSQEEDEMIIADKNLVVLPELCMECNDCFRVECQLCKPCFTTETKLILSQSYNEHQNKMDFQRIFPPPITKNMVLKDYTLRNQLLIRWYQGKCEIDHSWCS
- the Rps29 gene encoding ribosomal protein S29 isoform X1, producing the protein MGFLNIWYSHPRKYGQGSRSCRACANRHGLIRKYGLNICRQCFREYAADIGFKKLD
- the Rps29 gene encoding ribosomal protein S29 isoform X2; translation: MGFLNIWYSHPRKYGQGSRSCRACANRHGLIRKYGLNICRQCFREYAADIGFKKV